One stretch of Pantanalinema sp. DNA includes these proteins:
- a CDS encoding glycosyltransferase, whose protein sequence is MTRRLVLLADASNVHTVKWAREFAARAWDVHVLSLLPAEIPGVEVHHLRPSMAGKVGYLSVVGAVRALVRRLRPDLLHAHYATSYGLLGALASHRPFVISVWGSDVYAFPAKSPVHRALLSWNLRQADAVTSSSHAMAEVTAPLVPARAIQVIPFGVPLDRFGPAAPGEMLTIGCAKSLETIYGQEYLIRAVRLVLDRRPDLQFRLLLAGDGARRTALVSLIAELRLEEVVHLLGRLPHSEVPAFLASLSIFAMPSLSESFGVAAVEAAACGLPVVASRVGGVGEVVLDRETGLLVPPADPDALAQALERLLLDPALRSRMGEQGRAHVARSFDWQRNADAMEDLYGRLLTRPPSNRAVSPQEAAS, encoded by the coding sequence ATGACCCGTCGTCTCGTCCTGCTGGCCGACGCGAGCAACGTCCATACCGTCAAGTGGGCACGCGAGTTCGCCGCGCGCGCCTGGGACGTCCATGTGCTATCGCTCTTGCCCGCAGAGATCCCGGGGGTCGAGGTTCATCACCTGCGGCCCTCGATGGCGGGCAAGGTCGGTTACCTGAGCGTCGTGGGCGCGGTGCGCGCGCTGGTGAGGCGCCTGCGACCGGACCTCCTGCACGCCCACTACGCCACCAGCTACGGCCTGCTCGGAGCCCTGGCTTCTCATCGCCCCTTCGTGATCTCGGTCTGGGGGAGCGACGTTTACGCCTTTCCCGCCAAGAGTCCCGTGCACCGCGCCCTGCTTTCCTGGAACCTGCGCCAGGCGGACGCGGTGACCTCGAGCAGCCATGCGATGGCCGAGGTGACCGCCCCGCTCGTCCCGGCACGCGCGATCCAGGTCATCCCGTTCGGAGTGCCCCTCGACCGGTTCGGCCCGGCGGCGCCGGGCGAGATGCTCACCATCGGCTGCGCCAAGAGCCTGGAGACGATCTACGGCCAAGAGTATCTCATCCGGGCGGTGCGCCTGGTGCTGGATCGGCGCCCGGATCTTCAATTTCGCCTCTTGCTCGCGGGAGACGGCGCGCGCCGCACGGCCCTCGTCTCCTTGATCGCGGAGCTTCGCCTGGAAGAGGTCGTCCACCTGCTGGGGCGACTGCCCCACTCCGAGGTGCCGGCTTTCCTCGCCTCCTTGTCGATCTTCGCCATGCCGTCGCTGAGCGAGAGCTTCGGGGTCGCCGCGGTCGAGGCGGCCGCCTGCGGCCTGCCCGTGGTCGCAAGCCGCGTGGGCGGGGTGGGGGAGGTCGTGCTGGACCGGGAGACGGGGCTGCTCGTGCCGCCGGCCGACCCCGACGCGCTCGCTCAGGCCCTCGAGCGGCTGCTGCTCGATCCCGCCCTGCGTTCCCGGATGGGAGAGCAGGGTCGCGCCCACGTCGCGCGCTCTTTCGACTGGCAGCGCAACGCCGACGCCATGGAGGACCTGTACGGGCGGCTGCTCACGCGGCCGCCGTCGAACCGCGCCGTATCACCCCAGGAGGCTGCTTCTTGA
- a CDS encoding glycosyltransferase family 2 protein, which yields MSASSPSISVIVPCRNERRHIGPFLEAVLAQELEGIAMEVLVADGMSDDGTREVIADYARRHPLIRLIDNPERTTPLALNRAIEAARAEVVVRMDVHTVYAPDYVRQCLAVLVESGADNVGGAWHAEGKTYVQEAIALGFQSPFSSGGAASHSPDFEGEVDSVYLGCWRRSVFEEVGRFDPELVRNQDDELNLRLVRSGRRVYQSPRIKSRYFPRASLSALFRQYAQYGYWKVRVIQKHRLPASLRHLVPGGFVLVLLLLAALSAFSAPARWLLLAVGGLYLLANAAISTLTCSAPGRLKYLPLMPWVFAAFHFGYGYGFLRGAIDFVVLRKGAASGFTILTRG from the coding sequence TTGAGCGCATCTTCGCCCTCGATCTCGGTCATCGTCCCCTGCCGGAACGAGCGACGCCACATCGGGCCGTTCCTGGAGGCGGTGCTCGCCCAGGAGCTCGAAGGCATCGCGATGGAGGTCCTGGTCGCCGACGGCATGAGCGACGACGGGACCCGCGAGGTGATCGCGGACTATGCGCGCCGCCATCCGCTCATCCGGCTGATCGACAACCCCGAGCGCACCACCCCTCTTGCCCTGAACCGCGCCATCGAGGCGGCTCGCGCCGAGGTCGTCGTGAGGATGGACGTGCACACGGTCTACGCGCCGGATTACGTCCGGCAGTGCCTCGCGGTGCTGGTGGAGAGCGGCGCCGACAACGTGGGCGGGGCCTGGCATGCCGAGGGCAAGACCTACGTCCAGGAGGCGATCGCCCTGGGCTTCCAATCCCCGTTCTCCTCGGGGGGGGCCGCCTCCCATTCCCCCGACTTCGAGGGCGAGGTGGACTCGGTCTATCTCGGCTGCTGGCGCCGATCGGTGTTCGAGGAGGTGGGCCGCTTCGACCCCGAGCTCGTTCGCAACCAGGACGACGAGCTTAATCTGCGGCTGGTGCGCAGCGGTCGCAGGGTCTACCAGTCCCCGCGCATCAAGTCCCGCTATTTCCCGCGGGCATCGCTCTCGGCCCTCTTCAGGCAATACGCCCAGTACGGCTACTGGAAGGTGCGGGTGATCCAGAAGCACCGCCTGCCCGCCTCCTTGCGCCACCTGGTGCCGGGGGGCTTCGTGCTGGTCCTGTTGCTGCTGGCCGCGCTTTCTGCGTTCAGCGCCCCGGCGCGCTGGCTGCTGCTTGCCGTGGGCGGCCTCTACCTGCTCGCCAACGCCGCGATCTCGACCCTGACGTGCTCCGCGCCGGGGCGCCTGAAGTACCTGCCGCTCATGCCGTGGGTGTTCGCGGCCTTTCATTTCGGCTACGGCTACGGCTTCCTCAGAGGCGCCATCGACTTCGTGGTGCTTCGCAAGGGCGCAGCCAGCGGCTTCACGATCCTCACCCGAGGTTGA
- a CDS encoding glycosyltransferase family 2 protein, which yields MQTPPPLITVVVAVYNAAETLQRCIDSFEQQTYPNKELIVIDGASSDQSPEIVRANEAKLAYWESERDRGIYHAWNKAVARARGEWIAFLGADDVFADDQALASLAEATSAGLDFVWARVAVVAQDGRVRALSGSPWDWERMKRTQVVAHPAGLHRRGLFDEVGPFDERYRIAGDYDFLLRCGARVRAAFVDRVVVRFADGGLSSKQRRRLLAEKRLIHARHPEIGPLRAHLNHALTLGIYAKAGIKKVLGRVWRPRHDGINLG from the coding sequence GGTCGTCGTCGCCGTCTACAACGCTGCCGAGACGCTTCAGCGGTGCATCGACAGCTTCGAGCAGCAGACCTACCCCAACAAGGAGCTGATCGTCATCGACGGAGCCTCCTCGGACCAGAGCCCGGAGATCGTCCGCGCCAACGAAGCCAAGCTCGCCTACTGGGAGTCCGAGAGGGACCGGGGCATTTACCACGCCTGGAACAAGGCTGTCGCCCGCGCGAGGGGCGAGTGGATCGCCTTTTTGGGCGCGGATGACGTGTTTGCGGACGACCAGGCTCTTGCGAGCCTGGCCGAGGCAACCTCTGCCGGGCTGGACTTCGTCTGGGCGCGCGTGGCCGTCGTGGCGCAGGATGGGCGGGTACGCGCCCTGAGCGGCTCGCCCTGGGACTGGGAGCGAATGAAGCGCACCCAGGTGGTGGCTCACCCGGCGGGCTTGCACCGGCGAGGCCTCTTCGACGAGGTGGGGCCCTTCGACGAGCGCTACCGCATCGCCGGGGATTACGACTTCCTGCTCCGATGCGGTGCCCGTGTCCGCGCGGCCTTCGTCGATCGCGTGGTCGTTCGCTTCGCCGACGGTGGACTGAGCAGCAAGCAGCGCCGCAGGCTCCTGGCCGAAAAGCGCCTCATCCACGCGCGGCACCCCGAGATCGGCCCGCTGCGCGCCCACCTGAACCACGCGCTCACCCTGGGCATCTACGCGAAGGCGGGCATCAAGAAGGTGCTCGGCAGGGTCTGGCGCCCCCGCCACGACGGGATCAACCTCGGGTGA